The Glycine soja cultivar W05 chromosome 8, ASM419377v2, whole genome shotgun sequence genome has a window encoding:
- the LOC114420903 gene encoding protein STRUBBELIG-RECEPTOR FAMILY 5-like, which produces MHHNHNLNLARLWIALLAVSTTVVHCKTASQDVSALNVMYTSLNSPSKLSGWKSSGGDPCGDSWEGIKCSGSSVTEINLSDLGLSGSMGYQLSSLKSVTDFDLSNNNFKGDIPYQLPPNARYIDLSKNDFTGSIPYSFSEMDDLNYLNLAHNQLKNQLGDMFGKLSKLKQLDVSFNSLSGDLPQSLKSLKSLEKLHLQNNQFTGSVNVLASLPLEDLNVENNKFTGWVPEELKEINNLQTGGNSWSSGPAPPPPPGTPPIKHSEKKNDKSVISGIAIAGIAFGVLAVIIIVVALSKRRSSKTSSHFIDEDRHSQHRSFTPLASQELSKDSGHDVSKDYIGFKSMDSTSIDVKALQKSPSVSVRSSVSDCVQSFNDNEFANRLNSKRSTSIRVTTFSHAELQSATANFASGRLLGEGSIGCVYRAKYADGKVLAVKKINPSLLHGGPSEEFSQIVSRISKLHHPNIVELVGYCSEPEHMLIYDYFRNGSLHDFLHLSDDFSKPLTWNTRVRIALGAARAVEYLHEICSPPLLHKNIKSSNILLDTDLNPRLSDYGLESFYQRTGQNLGAGYNAPECTKPSAYTQKSDVYSFGVVMLELLTGRMPLDSSKTKAEQSLVRWATPQLHDINAVEKMVDPALRGLYPPKSLFRFADIVALCVQSEPEFRPPVSELVQALVRLVQRSSMTMREDFE; this is translated from the exons ATGCACCACAACCACAACCTTAACCTTGCAAGGTTGTGGATTGCTTTGCTTGCGGTCTCAACCACCGTAGTTCATTGCAAAACTGCCTCCCAAGATG TTTCAGCCCTTAATGTGATGTATACAAGCTTAAATTCCCCTTCAAAGCTGAGTGGCTGGAAATCAAGTGGAGGTGATCCGTGTGGCGACTCCTGGGAAGGAATCAAATGCTCAGGATCTTCAGTCACAGAaat AAATTTATCTGACCTGGGCCTTTCCGGATCAATGGGCTACCAGTTGTCCAGCTTAAAATCAGTTACCGACTT TGATTTGAGCAACAACAACTTCAAGGGTGATATACCATATCAACTTCCTCCAAATGCTCGTTATAT AGATCTTTCTAAGAACGACTTCACTGGAAGTATACCTTATTCATTCTCTGAGATGGATGACCTCAACTACCT AAATCTTGCACATAATCAGCTCAAAAACCAGTTGGGCGATATGTTTGGGAAGCTCAGTAAACTCAAACAACT GGATGTATCATTCAATTCACTATCAGGAGACCTACCCCAGAGTCTCAAATCGCTCAAAAGCCTCGAGAAGTT GCACCTACAAAACAACCAATTCACTGGTTCAGTAAATGTCCTTGCCAGCCTTCCACTTGAAGATTT gAATGTTGAAAACAACAAATTTACTGGTTGGGTTCCTGAGGAGTTAAAGGAGATAAATAATTTGCA AACTGGAGGAAACTCTTGGTCAAGTGGACCAgcacctcctcctcctcctggtACTCCCCCTATCAAGCATTCCGAGAAAAAGAATGATAAATCTGTTATTAGTGGAATAGCTATAGCAGGCATAGCCTTTGGTGTACTAGCAGTAATTATAATTGTTGTTGCTCTTTCTAAGAGAAGATCATCAAAAACTTCTTCACATTTTATCGATGAAGACAGGCATAGCCAGCATAGATCTTTTACACCCCTTGCATCTCAGGAGTTATCAAAAGATTCGGGTCATGATGTCAGCAAAGACTACATAG GATTTAAGTCAATGGATTCTACTTCGATTGACGTAAAGGCTTTGCAAAAATCTCCATCAGTTAGTGTTAGGTCATCAGTCTCCGATTGTGTGCAATCCTTTAATGACAACGAGTTTGCGAATCGTCTAAATTCTAAGAGAAGCACATCAATCCGTGTTACTACTTTTTCACATGCAGAGTTACAGTCTGCTACTGCTAATTTTGCTTCGGGTCGACTTCTTGGTGAAGGATCCATAGGATGTGTTTATCGGGCTAAATATGCTGATGGAAAG GTATTGGCTGTAAAAAAGATCAATCCTTCGCTTTTGCATGGTGGTCCTTCCGAGGAATTCTCTCAGATTGTTTCAAGGATCAGCAAACTTCACCACCCAAATATTGTTGAGCTTGTCGGTTATTGTTCGGAACCGGAGCACATGTTAATATATGATTATTTCAGAAATGGCTCCCTCCATGACTTTTTACACTTATCGGACGACTTCAGCAAACCCCTAACTTGGAACACCAGAGTCAGAATTGCATTGGGAGCAGCTCGGGCTGTTGA GTACCTACATGAAATTTGTTCGCCTCCTTTATTGCACAAGAATATTAAGTCTTCCAATATTTTGCTTGACACCGATCTGAATCCTCGTCTCTCAGACTATGGTTTGGAATCCTTCTACcag CGTACTGGCCAAAATCTTGGGGCAGGATATAATGCACCAGAATGCACAAAACCTTCAGCCTATACCCAGAAGAGTGATGTATACAGTTTTGGAGTAGTGATGCTGGAACTTTTGACAGGTCGAATGCCTTTAGACAG TTCAAAGACAAAAGCAGAACAAAGCCTGGTTCGTTGGGCCACCCCACAGCTTCATGACATTAATGCGGTGGAAAAAATGGTGGACCCTGCCTTGCGGGGGCTTTACCCTCCTAAGTCACTCTTCCGATTTGCTGATATTGTCGCCCTCTGTGTTCAG TCTGAGCCTGAATTTCGGCCACCTGTGTCAGAGTTAGTTCAGGCTTTGGTGCGATTAGTTCAACGTTCAAGTATGACAATGAGGGAGGATTTTGAGTGA